From Panthera tigris isolate Pti1 chromosome D3, P.tigris_Pti1_mat1.1, whole genome shotgun sequence, one genomic window encodes:
- the SF3A1 gene encoding splicing factor 3A subunit 1, whose product MPAGPVQAVPPPPPAATEPKQPTEEEASSKEDSTPSKPVVGIIYPPPEVRNIVDKTASFVARNGPEFEARIRQNEINNPKFNFLNPNDPYHAYYRHKVSEFKEGKAQEPSAAIPKVMQQQQQATQQQLPQKVQAQVIQETIVPKEPPPEFEFIADPPSISAFDLDVVKLTAQFVARNGRQFLTQLMQKEQRNYQFDFLRPQHSLFNYFTKLVEQYTKILIPPKGLFTKLKKEAENPREVLDQVCYRVEWAKFQERERKKEEEEKEKERVAYAQIDWHDFVVVETVDFQPNEQGNFPPPTTPEELGARILIQERYEKFGESEEVEMEVESDEEDEKQEKTEEPPSQLDQDTQVQDMDEGSDDEEEGQKVPPPPETPMPPPLPPTPDQVIVRKDYDPKASKPLPPAPAPDEYLVSPITGEKIPASKMQEHMRIGLLDPRWLEQRDRSIREKQSDDEVYAPGLDIESSLKQLAERRTDIFGVEETAIGKKIGEEEIQKPEEKVTWDGHSGSMARTQQAAQANITLQEQIEAIHKAKGLVPEDDTKEKIGPSKPNELPQQPPPPSSATNIPSSAPPITSVPRPPAMPPPVRTTVVSAVPVMPRPPMASVVRLPPGSVIAPMPPIIHAPRINVVPMPPSAPPIMAPRPPPMIVPTAFVPAPPVAPVPAPAPMPPVHPPPPMEDEPASKKLKTEDSLVPEEEFLRRNKGPVSIKVQVPNMQDKTEWKLNGQVLVFTLPLTDQVSVIKVKIHEATGMPAGKQKLQYEGIFIKDSNSLAYYNMANGAVIHLALKERGGRKK is encoded by the exons ATGCCGGCCGGACCCGTGCAGGCGGtgcccccgccgccgccggcgGCCACCGAGCCCAAACAG CCTACAGAAGAAGAAGCTTCTTCAAAGGAGGATTCTACTCCCTCCAAACCAGTGGTGGGAATTATTTATCCTCCTCCAGAGGTCAGGAATATCGTTGACAAGACTGCCAGCTTTGTGGCCAG AAATGGACCTGAATTTGAAGCTAGGATACGACAGAATGAGATCAACAATCCCAAGTTTAACTTCTTGAACCCCAATGACCCTTACCATGCCTACTACCGCCACAAGGTCAGCGAGTTCAAGGAGGGGAAGGCTCAGGAGCCCTCGGCTGCCAtccccaaggtcatgcagcagcagcagcaggccaCCCAGCAGCAGCTGCCCCAGAAG GTCCAAGCCCAGGTAATCCAAGAGACCATCGTGCCCAAAGAGCCCCCTCCTGAGTTTGAGTTCATCGCAGACCCCCCCTCCATCTCAGCCTTCGACCTGGATGTGGTGAAGCTGACGGCTCAGTTTGTGGCCAGGAATGGCCGCCAGTTTCTGACCCAGCTGATGCAGAAAGAACAGCGCAACTACCAGTTTGACTTCCTCCGCCCTCAGCACAGCCTTTTCAACTACTTCACGAAGCTGGTGGAGCAGTACACCAAG ATCTTGATTCCACCTAAAGGGTTATTTACAAAGCTCAAGAAAGAGGCTGAGAATCCCCGAGAAGTTTTGGACCAG gtGTGTTACCGGGTGGAGTGGGCCAAGTTCCAGGAgcgagagaggaagaaggaagaagaggaaaaggagaaggagcgGGTGGCGTATGCACAGATCGACTGGCATGATTTTGTTGTGGTAGAAACAGTAGACTTCCAACCCAATGAGCAAG GAAACTTCCCTCCCCCTACCACCCCGGAGGAGCTGGGGGCCCGAATCCTTATTCAGGAGCGCTATGAGAAGTTTGGGGAAAGTGAAGAGGTTGAGATGGAGGTCGAGTCTGATGAGGAGgatgagaaacaagaaaaaacagaggAGCCTCCTTCCCAGTTGGACCAGGACACCCAAGTGCAAGACATGGATGAG GGTTCagatgatgaagaagaagggCAGaaagtgcccccacccccagagacacccatgcctcctcctctgcccccgaCTCCAGACCAAGTCATTGTTCGGAAGGATTATGACCCTAAAG cttccaagcccctgcctccagcccctgcACCAGATGAATATCTCGTGTCTCCCATCACGGGGGAGAAGATCCCTGCCAGCAAAATGCAGGAACACATGCGCATCGGGCTTCTCGATCCCCGCTGGCTGGAGCAGCGAGACCGTTCCATCCGTGAGAAGCAGAGCGATGATGAGGTGTATGCACCAG GTCTGGATATCGAAAGCAGCTTGAAACAGTTGGCTGAGCGGCGTACTGACATCTTCGGTGTAGAGGAAACAGCCATTGGTAAGAAGATTGGTGAGGAGGAGAtccagaagccagaggaaaag GTGACCTGGGACGGTCACTCAGGCAGCATGGCGCGGACCCAGCAGGCTGCCCAGGCCAATATCACCCTTCAGGAGCAGATTGAGGCCATCCACAAGGCCAAGGGCCTAGTGCCAGAGGATGATACCAAGGAGAAGATTGGTCCCAGCAAACCCAATGAACTTCCTCAGCAGCCACCACCTCCGTCTTCAGCCACCAATATTcctagctctgcccctcccattacCTCTGTGCCTCGGCCACCCGCA ATGCCACCTCCTGTTCGTACCACGGTTGTGTCTGCAGTACCTGTCATGCCCCGCCCCCCGATGGCATCAGTGGTCCGACTACCCCCAGGCTCAGTGATTGCCCCCATGCCGCCAATCATCCATGCACCCAGGATCAATGTGGTGCCCatgcctccctcagcccctcctatCATGgcaccccgcccaccccccatGATTGTGCCAACAG CATTTGTGCCTGCTCCTCCTGTGGCACCTGTCCCAGCTCCAGCCCCCATGCCCCctgtccaccccccacctcccatggaGGATGAGCCTGCCTCCaagaaactgaagacagaggacagccTTGTGCCTGAGGAGGAATTCCTACGCAGAAATAAG GGTCCAGTGTCCATCAAAGTCCAAGTGCCCAACATGCAGGATAAGACTGAATGGAAACTGAATGGACAAGTTCTGGTCTTCACCCTCCCGCTGACAGATCAG gTCTCTGTCATCAAGGTGAAGATTCACGAAGCCACGGGTATGCCCGCAGGGAAACAGAAGCTGCAGTATGAG GGCATTTTCATCAAGGATTCCAACTCGCTGGCTTACTACAACATGGCCAATGGCGCTGTCATCCACCTGGCCCTCAAGGAGAGAGGCGGGAGGAAGAAGTAG